TTCACCATAAACAACATGCGTTCGACATGGCGAACACTCGGCCGGTACGAACTGGCCGGCATCGGAGCGGTGTGCCTCGCTGTCGGTGTCATCGGGATCTCTTATGGGGCGACCGCGGTCGCGGCGGGCTTCCCGGTCTGGCTGCCCGTCCTGCTCGGGTGCGTGGTGCTCGCGGGGAGCTCGGAGTTCCTCTTCCTCGGGATAGTCGCCGCGGGTGGCAGTCCGATCGCGGCGGTGCTGGCGGGACTGCTGGTGAACGCGCGGCATGTGCCGTACGGACTGTCGGTTCCGGACGCGGTCGGGACCGGGTGGCGCCGTTCGCTCGGCGTTCATCTGATGAACGACGAGTCCGTCGCGATGACCATCGCGCAGCCCGACGCGCCACGCAGGCGGGCGGCCTACTGGATCACCGGCGCGGGTGTGCTGCTCGCCTGGCCCGGCGGCGCTGCCATCGGGGCGATACTCGGGTCCGTAGTCACCGACACCTCGGCGCTCGGCCTCGATGCGGTGTTCCCGGCAGTCCTGCTCGCGCTGGTGCTGCCCGCGCTGCGCGATCGGACCACGCTCGCAGCGGTCGGTGCGGGCAGCTCGATCGCGCTGCTGAGCGCTCCTTTTCTGCCCACGGGGCTGCCCGTCCTGCTCGCCTTGGCCGGAGTGCTCGTCGCGGCGCGGGAAAAGCCCGAACCCGCGACCGCGCTGGGAGCGGCGTGATGCTGGCGGCCGGAATCGTCGCACTCGCCGCGGGCACTTACGCGTTTCGCTGGGCCGGGCCCGCGCTGCGCGACCGAGTGCGCCTTCCGACGCGGGTGGTGCGTCTGCTGGAGATCGGCGCTGTCGTCTTGCTCACCGCCCTCGTGGCCGTGACCACCCTGCCGCTCGGCACCGCGGACCTCGGATACGCCATGCCCGCAGGGGTTCTCGTCGGCGGAGCGGTGGCGTGGTTCCGACGACCCATTCTGTTGGTCATTGTCGCGGCCGCCGCGACAACGGCGCTCCTGCGCGTGCTCGGCGTCTCGTGAACGCCCCGAATCTGCGCCGCAACCGGTTCCACCACTGAGGCGGCGCCGTCCCCTCCTGCCGACGGCGCCGCCCGACCTATCGATCGCACCCGTGCACGTTTGTGCTACTTCGGATTTCAGTCCGTGATCCGGCGACGTTCGTCGGATCCGCGCGGTCAGTGCGGCAGCAGCGGGATTGCTCCGCCCAGACGGCGAGCCACCGAACCGTAGCGAGCGTCGAGCCGCAGCCACGTCTTCGTCGCCCGGACGCGCACGATCTCGGACGGCGGGATGCGGCGGGGGTCGGCCTTCTCCCCCGAATGCGGGATGAAGTCCATCGCCGTGAGCGCGAAGACGACTCGCATCGGCACCTCCACCCGGGTGCCCGCGCCGGACACGGTCAGCACCGCCTGATCGAGCAGCGAGGCCGGCGGGCCATGGCCACTGCCGTGTTCCTTCGCCAGCTGCGCACCCTGCTCGGCGAGGTCGACGAGGGTGCGCGCGGGCACGTCATCGACGTGCGCGAACCCGTCCGTGGGCGGCAACGCGCCACGCCACGCGGAGTCCATCGAGTATCCGAGGTCGATCGGGCTGCCGCTCGCCGAACCGGCCAACACGAGATCGGCGCCGACCGTCACGTCGTCGACGCCGAGTTCGGCCACCACGGTGCGCATCGCCAACGCCTCGAAACCCGTCGCCACCCAGGCCGCGACGTACTTCTCCCCGCGGCGGCGCAGACGCACCACCGTCGCCGGGTCCAGCCGCACGGCCCTGGTCAGAAACGTCGCGAGATTCTCTCGCTCCGCCGGATCGGGCACATGCAGCACTCGTTGTTCCGTCATCACGGCCGCTCCGCCGTCGGTGTTCGACCAGCGCCGACGCTCACTCCATCCATTCGGACAGGTAATCACGCTCGGCATCGGTGAGCCTGCGCAACCGCTGCGCCCGCATGTCGAACGCCGCGATCTGCGTGGACGCGACCACGGCGGCGGGCGAATCGGGCTGCGCGCCCGCCGCCCGCACCTCGTAACCGATGGTGAAGTCGACCGCGCGCAACTGCTCGATCCACATGGCGATATCCAGCGGCGTGTCCTCGTGCCGCAGCTGACCGCGATACCGGACCCGCAGGTCGGCGAGGACGCAACCCTCGCGCAGCGGGGCGGTCGGGCGGCCGTCCTCGAACAGCCACGGAATCCGCGCCTCTTCCAGCAGCGTCACCATGCGGGCATGGTTGACGTGCTGGAACACGTCCATGTCCGACCACCTGACGTCCACCTTGGCGTGGAAACGCCTGGGCAGCACGAGACTGCCCGACGCTTTTCCGCTGCCGCTCACCGAACTCGTCAACGTGGTACCTCCGATTGAGCGCCCACCCCGCTCACCATGCTCCGCACTTGCCGCGCTGCAACCGACAACGTGGCGAGATCGTGGGTTCCGGACTCGAACAATTCCGACAGCGCCGCCCTGGCTCGGCCGAGGCGGGACTGATTCTTCGACTCCCAGTATGCAATCTTCTCGTCGGCCGTCTCCTCGGGGTCGCCGCCGGACAGCACATCGAGGGTCAGCGAGCGCAGCGATCCGTACATGTCGTCGCGCAACGCGAGCCGCGCCAGCGCATGCCAGCGATCACCGCGTTCGAGGTGGCTGACCGCCTGCAGCAACCAGTCGATCTTGAGGTGATCGTTGAGCGCGTAGTACAGCGACCCGACCTCGTCGCCGTCCCGGTCGGTGATGTCGGCGATGTCCACGATGTCCAGCAGCGGGAACAGGTGCAGCAGGCCGAAGACCTCGGTGGCCAGGTCGGTCGGCGCGCCACGGGCGATCAACTCGGCGGACCGGTCGGTGAGCGTGAACACGTGATGTCCGCGCAGCCACCCCGGCACCTTCGGGGCGAGAGCCCGCACGTCGGCGCGGTACCGGCTGATCTCCGAACCCACCGCGATCGGCTGCGGCCGGTTGCTCAGCAGCCAGCGGGACGCCCGGTCCAGGGTGCGCTTGGTCTCCAGTTCGAGCAGGTCACGCACCGCGGTGGGCGCGTCGCAGGCGCGAATACGCGCCCACCTCTCCTGCAGGTCGAAGATTCCGCTCGCCGCCGCGAAGGCGCGCACCGCGTCGGTGGTGGTGGCGCCGACCTCCTCGTTCAGCCGGTGCGCGTAGGTGATGCCGCCGTAGTCCACCATCTCGTTGGCGATCATCGTGGTGACGATCTCCCGCCGCAGCCGGTGTCGCTTGATCGCCGCGCCGAATCGGTCGCGCAGCGGCGTCGGGAAGTAATCCGGCAGCCGAGTGGCGAAGTACTGGCTGTCGGGCAGGTCGGAATCGAGCAGATCGGACTTGAGCGACAGCTTCACATGCGCCAGGAGATTGGCCAGCTCCGGCGAGGCCAGTCCGGAGCCTTCCTCCAGCCGGCGCTTCATCTCCTGATCCGAGGGCAGCGCCTCGAGTTCGCGATCGAGGCCCCGCCGCTCTTCGAGATCCTCGATCAGCCGCATCTGCACGCTCAGCATCTGCGTCGCCTCGGTGCGCGAGATTCCCATGAGGAAGTTCTGGGCCACGTTGTCCCGCAGGACCATCTGCGCGACCTCGTCGGTCATCGAGGCCAGCAGCGGATTGCGCTCGTCCGGCGGCAGTTGACCGCCGGAGACGACGGCGTCGAGCAGGATCTTGATGTTGACCTCGTGGTCGGAGCAGTCCACGCCCGCCGAGTTGTCCAGCGCGTCGGTGTTCATCTTGCCGCCGTTGCGGCAGAACTCGATGCGGCCCAGCGCCGTCGCGCCCAGGTTGCCGCCCTCCCCGATCACCTTGACCCGCAGCTGGTTCCCGTTGACGCGAACCGGGTCGTTGGACTTGTCGCCCACGTCGGCGTTGGTTTCGGTGCTCGCCTTGACGTAGGTGCCGATACCGCCGTTCCACAGCAGATCGACCGGGGCCAGCAGGATCGCGCGGACCAGTTCCGGCGGCGACAGCGAGACGACGTCATCGCCCAGGCCGAGGGCCGACCTGGCCTGTGGGCTGATCGGCACCGACTTCACCGTGCGGTCCCAGACACCGCCGCCGGGGCTGATCAGCGAGGTGTCGTAATCCGCCCACGACGACCTGGGCAACGCGAACATCCGCTGCCGCTCCCGATAGGAACGCGCCGCATCCGGATCCGGATCCAGGAAGATGTGGCGGTGGTCGAACGCGGCCACCAGGCGAATGTGCTCCGACAACAACATCCCGTTGCCGAACACGTCACCACTCATGTCACCGATACCGACGACGGTGAAATCCTGGGTCTGAGTGTCGATCTCCATCTCGCGGAAATGCCGCTTCACACTCTCCCACGCGCCCTTGGCGGTGATCCCCATGGCCTTGTGGTCATAACCCGCCGAACCACCCGAAGCGAACGCGTCGCCCAACCAGAAACCATAACTCTGCGCCACGTCGTTGGCGATATCCGAGAACGTCGCCGTGCCCTTGTCGGCGGCCACGACCAGGTAGGTGTCGTCACCATCGCGCCGCACGACCCGAGCAGGAGGCAGCACCTGCCCGCTGGCGCGGTCCACGTTGTCGGTGACGTCCAACAGGCCCGAGATGAACGTGCGATAGCACGCGACGCCTTCCGCGCCCAACGCCTGCCGGTCGGCAACCGGATCGCCCGTGGCCGCGGGCGGTTGCTTGACCACGAACCCGCCTTTGGCGCCCACCGGCACGATCACGGCGTTCTTCACCGCCTGCGCTTTGACCAAGCCCAAGATCTCGGTGCGGAAGTCCTCCAACCGGTCCGACCACCGCAGTCCACCGCGGGCCACCGGTCCGAAGCGCAGATGCACGCCCTCCACCCGCGGCGAGTACACGAAGATCTCGAATTGCGGCTTCGGCTTCGGCAATTCGGCGATTTCCCGAGGTTCGACCTTCACCGAGACGTAGTCGCGCGGGTTTCCTTCCACGTCGGTCACGTAGTAGTTGGTGCGCAGCGTCGCCTTGATCAGACCGAGGATCGCGCGCAGGATGCGGTCCGCGTCCAGGCTGACCACCTCGTCGATCCGCCCGCGCACCTGGGCATCCAGTTCCTCCGCGCGCTCGGGAGAGACGGTGTCGGGATCGAAACGCGCCGCGAACAAGTCGACGAACAGGCGCGCGATATCCGGATAGGTGAGCAGCACCCGGCAGATATTGGCCTGGCTGTACGGAAAACCGGCCTGCTGCAGGTACTTCGCGTAGGTACGCAGGATCGAGACGGCCCGCCACGGCAGCCGGGCGCGCAGCACGAGTTCGTTGAGACCGTCCGCCTCCGCGCGCCCGTACCACATGGCCTCGAAGGCTTCCACGAACCGCTCGCGCAGCCCGCGCACCTCCGCCTCCAGCACATCGGCGCGCTTGGAGGACTCGAGCAGTTCCGCGTCCAGATCCCGATCGAGCGAGCTGCGCAGCAGCTCCGGGCGGGCCAGCAGGCCGAAGTCGTAGATCCACCGCTCACCGCCGGCTCCGCCGTCGGCGGCTGCCTCCAGCTCGAGCTGGTACGGCCGCTCGTCGACCACCTCGACGCCGAGGCTCTGCAACAGCGGAAGCACCTGGCTCAGGGAGATACCGCTGCCGCCGACATACAGCGTGAAGCGCCAGGAACCCGGCGCCGAGTCCGGCTTCCGATACAGATATTGATCGATCCGTCCGTCGCGCAGCCGCTCCAGCCGCACGATGTCCGCCAGCGCGCGGGCCGCGGCGAAATCCTGTTTGTAGCCCTCGGGGAAGGCTTCCGCGTACCGCTGGACCACGGCGGGATCGAGCACCGTCGACGTGCTCACCTCGTCGTTCAAGCGGTCGTCCCAGGTGCGGATGGCCTCGGCGAGCAAAGCCTGCAAACGCAGCCGGTTGGGCTCGGACGTGTCGGCGGCGGGCGTCGTGCGGCGCGGAACGCCGAGTTCGGCCTCCGGCATGCGCACCGTGAAATACACCCGCGCCAAGTCGCTTTCGCCCACCCGCGCGGAGTAGTCGATGGACACCCCGCCCAGTTCACGGACCAAGATGTCCTGCATCTCCAGTCGCGCCCTGGTGGTGTATCGGTCGCGAGGCAGATAGACCAGGCAGGCGACGTAGCGCCCGTAGGTGTCCGCGCGCAGGAACAGGCGCACCTGGCGGCGCAGGCTCACGCCGAGCACGGCGGTGGCGGTGCGGCGCAGCGTCTCGCCGTCGGCGGAGAACAGCTCGGTGCGCGGGAAGGACTGGATGACCTCGAGCATCGCCTGGCCGGAGAACGAATCCAGGTCGAATCCGCTCTCCTCGATCGCCGAGCGGACCCGGCGCTCGATCACGGGGATGTCCAGGAC
Above is a genomic segment from Nocardia sputorum containing:
- a CDS encoding acyl-CoA thioesterase; this encodes MSGSGKASGSLVLPRRFHAKVDVRWSDMDVFQHVNHARMVTLLEEARIPWLFEDGRPTAPLREGCVLADLRVRYRGQLRHEDTPLDIAMWIEQLRAVDFTIGYEVRAAGAQPDSPAAVVASTQIAAFDMRAQRLRRLTDAERDYLSEWME
- a CDS encoding AzlC family ABC transporter permease; this translates as MRSTWRTLGRYELAGIGAVCLAVGVIGISYGATAVAAGFPVWLPVLLGCVVLAGSSEFLFLGIVAAGGSPIAAVLAGLLVNARHVPYGLSVPDAVGTGWRRSLGVHLMNDESVAMTIAQPDAPRRRAAYWITGAGVLLAWPGGAAIGAILGSVVTDTSALGLDAVFPAVLLALVLPALRDRTTLAAVGAGSSIALLSAPFLPTGLPVLLALAGVLVAAREKPEPATALGAA
- a CDS encoding AzlD domain-containing protein, producing the protein MLAAGIVALAAGTYAFRWAGPALRDRVRLPTRVVRLLEIGAVVLLTALVAVTTLPLGTADLGYAMPAGVLVGGAVAWFRRPILLVIVAAAATTALLRVLGVS
- a CDS encoding NAD-glutamate dehydrogenase; translated protein: MTVSSELSSAAWAAGLPQSLRGELAALEEAYFRHVDAGDVDCAITGITQIFRRHLELAVTRRPGRALVRVYHPDDGSGIGAAVQIVTDDMPLLVESISSSLSRIGVSVSEIIHPIFEVERDEQGQLTHAAAHEVDGTGAAGLRESWMHVQLHPSTSAALLAKVEAAVPDVVDDVRQVIGDTEAIEDVQSKLADDLDLAAQSGSAPFAPTELTDTAKLLRWLAGGNFTLLGYARYRLNTDQGREMSTVLPATCLGVLRPDVGTDFHVPVNGGDRPLLTLTQGLVPATVHRAVYPYFVSVADFDADGTVVGEHLFIGVFTVTAVHENVLDIPVIERRVRSAIEESGFDLDSFSGQAMLEVIQSFPRTELFSADGETLRRTATAVLGVSLRRQVRLFLRADTYGRYVACLVYLPRDRYTTRARLEMQDILVRELGGVSIDYSARVGESDLARVYFTVRMPEAELGVPRRTTPAADTSEPNRLRLQALLAEAIRTWDDRLNDEVSTSTVLDPAVVQRYAEAFPEGYKQDFAAARALADIVRLERLRDGRIDQYLYRKPDSAPGSWRFTLYVGGSGISLSQVLPLLQSLGVEVVDERPYQLELEAAADGGAGGERWIYDFGLLARPELLRSSLDRDLDAELLESSKRADVLEAEVRGLRERFVEAFEAMWYGRAEADGLNELVLRARLPWRAVSILRTYAKYLQQAGFPYSQANICRVLLTYPDIARLFVDLFAARFDPDTVSPERAEELDAQVRGRIDEVVSLDADRILRAILGLIKATLRTNYYVTDVEGNPRDYVSVKVEPREIAELPKPKPQFEIFVYSPRVEGVHLRFGPVARGGLRWSDRLEDFRTEILGLVKAQAVKNAVIVPVGAKGGFVVKQPPAATGDPVADRQALGAEGVACYRTFISGLLDVTDNVDRASGQVLPPARVVRRDGDDTYLVVAADKGTATFSDIANDVAQSYGFWLGDAFASGGSAGYDHKAMGITAKGAWESVKRHFREMEIDTQTQDFTVVGIGDMSGDVFGNGMLLSEHIRLVAAFDHRHIFLDPDPDAARSYRERQRMFALPRSSWADYDTSLISPGGGVWDRTVKSVPISPQARSALGLGDDVVSLSPPELVRAILLAPVDLLWNGGIGTYVKASTETNADVGDKSNDPVRVNGNQLRVKVIGEGGNLGATALGRIEFCRNGGKMNTDALDNSAGVDCSDHEVNIKILLDAVVSGGQLPPDERNPLLASMTDEVAQMVLRDNVAQNFLMGISRTEATQMLSVQMRLIEDLEERRGLDRELEALPSDQEMKRRLEEGSGLASPELANLLAHVKLSLKSDLLDSDLPDSQYFATRLPDYFPTPLRDRFGAAIKRHRLRREIVTTMIANEMVDYGGITYAHRLNEEVGATTTDAVRAFAAASGIFDLQERWARIRACDAPTAVRDLLELETKRTLDRASRWLLSNRPQPIAVGSEISRYRADVRALAPKVPGWLRGHHVFTLTDRSAELIARGAPTDLATEVFGLLHLFPLLDIVDIADITDRDGDEVGSLYYALNDHLKIDWLLQAVSHLERGDRWHALARLALRDDMYGSLRSLTLDVLSGGDPEETADEKIAYWESKNQSRLGRARAALSELFESGTHDLATLSVAARQVRSMVSGVGAQSEVPR